A single genomic interval of Helianthus annuus cultivar XRQ/B chromosome 6, HanXRQr2.0-SUNRISE, whole genome shotgun sequence harbors:
- the LOC110864949 gene encoding serine/threonine-protein kinase OXI1 isoform X2, whose protein sequence is MNDDQIPLLDIHNLKVISPLGRGAKGVVFLIQNDAELLALKAISRASIKRKLNNNNNNNSDGAEYKRIFFEQDVLRRFQHPLLPKLHGILSTQNIVGYAIDYCPGRDLNYLRNKQTEKIFSDDVIRDLKPENVMIQQNGHLMLVDFDLSTELSPSTNGTALTKSDPLTSVNKRKKRLSKLYTCCQCHTATNEDSVHPAESVSSEPSCKKTNSFVGTEEYVAPEMIQGNGHDFAVDWWCFGVVLYEMVYGTTPFRGANRKETFYRILCKSPEIAGEPSPLRDLIGKLLEKDPKRRIRVMEIKGHDFFKGVDWEKVLQMMRPPFIPGRFDEGCTDGKKIIDVEDFVQQVFKVDDDVIGEVTEKMVDEQNSAKNFWVF, encoded by the exons ATGAACGACGATCAAATCCCGTTGCTAGACATCCATAACCTCAAGGTTATATCACCCTTAGGCAGAGGAGCTAAAGGCGTAGTCTTCTTAATACAAAACGACGCCGAATTACTCGCTTTGAAAGCCATTTCCAGAGCTTCAATCAAGCGTAAgctgaacaacaacaacaacaacaacagtgaCGGAGCTGAGTACAAGCGAATCTTCTTCGAGCAAGACGTATTGCGACGGTTTCAACATCCGTTGTTACCGAAACTCCACGGTATACTATCTACTCAAAATATCGTCGGATACGCCATTGATTACTGTCCAGGACGAGATCTCAACTATCTCCGTAACAAACAGACTGAGAAGATATTCTCCGATGACGTCATCAG AGATCTAAAGCCGGAAAACGTTATGATACAACAAAACGGACATCTAATGCTTGTAGATTTCGATCTCTCAACAGAACTTTCTCCGTCGACAAACGGCACAGCTTTAACGAAATCCGATCCGCTAACGTCCGTCAACAAACGGAAAAAGCGGTTATCAAAGCTATACACGTGTTGTCAATGTCATACCGCTACGAATGAAGACTCGGTGCATCCAGCCGAGTCAGTGAGCTCAGAACCGAGTTGCAAAAAGACAAACTCGTTCGTCGGAACGGAAGAGTACGTGGCACCGGAGATGATACAAGGCAACGGTCACGATTTCGCGGTGGATTGGTGGTGCTTCGGCGTCGTTTTGTACGAAATGGTTTACGGAACGACGCCGTTTCGTGGAGCGAATAGGAAGGAGACGTTTTACCGGATTTTGTGTAAGTCGCCGGAGATTGCCGGAGAACCGTCGCCGTTGCGGGATTTGATCGGAAAGTTGTTGGAGAAGGATCCGAAACGGAGAATACGGGTTATGGAAATCAAAGGTCATGATTTTTTTAAAGGCGTTGACTGGGAAAAAGTCTTGCAGATGATGAGGCCACCGTTTATACCTGGACGGTTCGATGAGGGGTGCACGGATGGTAAAAAAATAATTGATGTAGAGGATTTTGTTCAACAGGTGTTTAAGGTGGATGATGACGTCATCGGTGAGGTCACGGAGAAGATGGTAGATGAACAGAATTCTGCCAAGaatttttgggttttttaa
- the LOC110864949 gene encoding serine/threonine-protein kinase OXI1 isoform X1, with the protein MNDDQIPLLDIHNLKVISPLGRGAKGVVFLIQNDAELLALKAISRASIKRKLNNNNNNNSDGAEYKRIFFEQDVLRRFQHPLLPKLHGILSTQNIVGYAIDYCPGRDLNYLRNKQTEKIFSDDVIRFYAAELVLALEYLHKLGIVYRDLKPENVMIQQNGHLMLVDFDLSTELSPSTNGTALTKSDPLTSVNKRKKRLSKLYTCCQCHTATNEDSVHPAESVSSEPSCKKTNSFVGTEEYVAPEMIQGNGHDFAVDWWCFGVVLYEMVYGTTPFRGANRKETFYRILCKSPEIAGEPSPLRDLIGKLLEKDPKRRIRVMEIKGHDFFKGVDWEKVLQMMRPPFIPGRFDEGCTDGKKIIDVEDFVQQVFKVDDDVIGEVTEKMVDEQNSAKNFWVF; encoded by the exons ATGAACGACGATCAAATCCCGTTGCTAGACATCCATAACCTCAAGGTTATATCACCCTTAGGCAGAGGAGCTAAAGGCGTAGTCTTCTTAATACAAAACGACGCCGAATTACTCGCTTTGAAAGCCATTTCCAGAGCTTCAATCAAGCGTAAgctgaacaacaacaacaacaacaacagtgaCGGAGCTGAGTACAAGCGAATCTTCTTCGAGCAAGACGTATTGCGACGGTTTCAACATCCGTTGTTACCGAAACTCCACGGTATACTATCTACTCAAAATATCGTCGGATACGCCATTGATTACTGTCCAGGACGAGATCTCAACTATCTCCGTAACAAACAGACTGAGAAGATATTCTCCGATGACGTCATCAG GTTTTATGCGGCTGAATTAGTACTCGCATTGGAATATCTTCACAAATTAGGAATTGTTTACAGAGATCTAAAGCCGGAAAACGTTATGATACAACAAAACGGACATCTAATGCTTGTAGATTTCGATCTCTCAACAGAACTTTCTCCGTCGACAAACGGCACAGCTTTAACGAAATCCGATCCGCTAACGTCCGTCAACAAACGGAAAAAGCGGTTATCAAAGCTATACACGTGTTGTCAATGTCATACCGCTACGAATGAAGACTCGGTGCATCCAGCCGAGTCAGTGAGCTCAGAACCGAGTTGCAAAAAGACAAACTCGTTCGTCGGAACGGAAGAGTACGTGGCACCGGAGATGATACAAGGCAACGGTCACGATTTCGCGGTGGATTGGTGGTGCTTCGGCGTCGTTTTGTACGAAATGGTTTACGGAACGACGCCGTTTCGTGGAGCGAATAGGAAGGAGACGTTTTACCGGATTTTGTGTAAGTCGCCGGAGATTGCCGGAGAACCGTCGCCGTTGCGGGATTTGATCGGAAAGTTGTTGGAGAAGGATCCGAAACGGAGAATACGGGTTATGGAAATCAAAGGTCATGATTTTTTTAAAGGCGTTGACTGGGAAAAAGTCTTGCAGATGATGAGGCCACCGTTTATACCTGGACGGTTCGATGAGGGGTGCACGGATGGTAAAAAAATAATTGATGTAGAGGATTTTGTTCAACAGGTGTTTAAGGTGGATGATGACGTCATCGGTGAGGTCACGGAGAAGATGGTAGATGAACAGAATTCTGCCAAGaatttttgggttttttaa